From the genome of Deltaproteobacteria bacterium:
CCGCCGAGCGGCGAACGCTTATCGTGAGCATCGTTACGGTCCTGACCATGATAGTCGAGACCGCCGCAGGGCTCGCCTTCGGCTCGATGGCGCTCCTGGCCGACGGGCTACACATGGGAAGCCATGCCGCGGCGCTCGCGGTCTCCGTATTCGCCTACCGCTTCACCCGCGCCCATGCCGGGGATGCCCGTTTCAATTTCGGGACGGGCAAAGTGAATTCGCTGGCCGCGTTCGCAGGCGCAATGATGCTCTCGCTGTTCGCCCTGGCCATGGCCTGGGAGAGCGTCGCGCGTTTCCTGTCCCCGGTACCCATCGAATTCAACCAGGCGATCCTCGTCGCGGTTCTCGGACTGGCCGTCAACGGCGCATGCCTCGCCATTCTCGGCGGGCATGGCCACTCCCGCCATTCCTCCGTCCGCCGCGGCCACAAGGACCACAACCTGAGATCCGCCTATCTACATGTGCTGGCCGATGCGCTGACCTCGATTCTCGCGGTCTTTGCGCTTCTCGCCGCCAAATACCTCGGGCAGCAGTGGCTCGATCCTTTCATGGGGCTGGTCGGCGCGACGCTGGTGTTGAACTGGTCCCGGGGGTTGCTCCGCTCGTCCGCCCGCGTGCTTCTCGATCTTCAGG
Proteins encoded in this window:
- the dmeF gene encoding CDF family Co(II)/Ni(II) efflux transporter DmeF; the protein is MHTESIEHWLHDHTFGQDRKGSAERRTLIVSIVTVLTMIVETAAGLAFGSMALLADGLHMGSHAAALAVSVFAYRFTRAHAGDARFNFGTGKVNSLAAFAGAMMLSLFALAMAWESVARFLSPVPIEFNQAILVAVLGLAVNGACLAILGGHGHSRHSSVRRGHKDHNLRSAYLHVLADALTSILAVFALLAAKYLGQQWLDPFMGLVGATLVLNWSRGLLRSSARVLLDLQAPDQVRETIRKSIESEGDNRISDLHVWSVGPGIYAAEVVVVSSRPLDPDSYYDLLPKDLGLVHATFETRLCAANASGAR